GACGGCGCACCGCCGTCGCCAGGCAGCCGATGATGACGAGGCCGAGTGCGATGCGAACTTCGCTCCACGGCAACCGCCACGCGAGCGGGGAGAACGCCAACCACGCGCCGAGCACGGTAACGATCGCCATCCGCTGCGGCTTCGCCATCGGCCCGCAGAAATCGTTGGGGGCGCCGAGCGAACGGGCCATCGCCCGCACATAGGCGACGAACACCGCCAACAGCGCCGCCAGATAGCCGAGGGCCGGATCGCCGCCCGCAGCATAGCCGAGCCCGATAAAAATCGCAGCGTCGGAGACGCGATCGGGAACTTCGTTGTACAACTCGCCGGTCCGCGAAGCGATTTGCCGGCCCACCGCGACCATGCCGTCGAACAGATTGCAGAGCAATCGCACCTGGCACAGCAGCGCGCCGACGAACCACAGCGCTCGCGCGACTCCTTCATTCGCGTGGCTCGTCGCGGCAAACGCCACGCCCGCCGCCGACGCGGCCACCATCCCGAACACCGAGATCCCGTTCGGCGAGGCGCCGATCTTAATGAGCCACGCGGCTACACGGGCCGCCCAGCGGGTGTCACGGCTGGCAATCGGCCGACGCTCCGTCGGTTCGTACGGCGTTTCGCTCATCAAGATTTCCATCCCAACAAGAACATGCCGGCAATCAGCACAAGCATTCCCAACACGTTGACGGCCGAGATGGTCGCCCCTTCGAACCGCCACGCGATCAGCGCCGCCCAGATGAACGTCGACGCGTAGATGGGGTACAGCACCAGCAGCGAGCCCCCTTGCTTGAACGCCGCGACGAACAACACCATCACGGCGATGTAGCACGCCACGCCGCCGGCGAGCTTCGCGTTGAGCAAGTAGCTCAGCCACCCGCTATTCGCCGCGGCGGCGCCGCTCTTGTACAGAAACTGCCCCACGGCGCCGAGGAACGCGGCGACGATGAAGCAAATGATGCTGGTCAGGGGAGTCGCGGCAGGCACAGGCGGAAATCCAAGTTGCGGGGCCGGCTCATCATCGGCCGGAGCGAGTTTCGCGGATAACGCGGTCGCCATTCTGAACTTGACTCAATCACTTGGGAAGTGGATTTTTAACAGCAGCCCAACGAATACGCCAAGAACAGCGAGCCAGCGAGCGATGGGCTACAATTGAGATACACTGAGTTGCCCGCCGCCAGCGATTGAGAGCCCCGCGAAATGTGGCCGAACGCCGACGAAACTGAACAGCTGCTCCATGGCGCCCGCGAGGGGGATCGTGCCGCCGTCGACCGGTTGATGGAGCGGCATCGGCAGTCGCTGGAGCGGATGGTGCGCGGCCGGCTCAATCGCGGCTTGGCCCGCCGCGTCGACGCAAGCGACGTCGTGCAAGACGCGCTCCTCACTGCGAGCCGGCGGTTGGCGGATTACGTTCACGATCCGAAGTTGCCGTTCCATGCGTGGCTGCGGCAGATCGCCCGCGATCGGCTGGCCGACGTCTATCGCCGTCAGCTAGCCGACAAGCGGAGCGTCGCCAACGAGCAATCGGTCGGCGGCGAAGGAACGAGTATGCTCCCGCCGGCGGCGCTGGTGCGCGACGCTGAGTTAACTCCGGCCGCGGCGATGCTGCATCGCGAGTTTGCCGAGCGGTTCAACGCTGCCGTCGAGACGCTTGCCGAGGCCGACCGCGAGATCATCTTCATGCGGCATGCTGAGCAGCTGACAAATAGCGAAGCGGCGGAACTGCTCGGCCTGAGCCAACCCGCGGCGGCGATGCGGTACTTGCGAGCGCTCCGGCAGTTGAAGTCGATTCTCGGCGATACGCCTTCGCAGTGGTAGGAAGCAATCGCCGCATGAGTTCACCGGCAAACAAACCAGATCCCGCGCCCGATGATCGCGACGAGCGACTCGCCGAGTTGATGGAGTCGCTACTTGCCGCGGCGCGGGCGGGGCAGTCGGTTGATCTCGAAGCCACAGCCGCGGCCCATCCCGACCTTGCCGACGAGCTGCGCGAATTGTGGGGCGTCGCGGCACTCGCCGAAGAGTTCCAAAGCGAGTCGGACGCCACCGCGCACTGGGCAAGTGCGCCAAATGCTGCGGCAGGAAAGCCGTGGCCGACGCGCAGCGGCATCCCGCTCGACGGCGACTTTGGCGACTACGAGTTGCTTGAGGAACTTGGCCGCGGCGGCATGGGGGTCGTCTATCGCGCGCGGCAGCGGAGTCTCGACCGCATCGTCGCACTGAAAATCGTGCTCCGCGGCGCCACGGCGAGCCTCGCCGACCTCGCCCGCTTCCGCGGCGAAGCCGAGACCGCTGCCCGGCTCAATCACCCGAGCATCGTGCCGGTGTACGAAGTCGGCCAGCATGGCGACCTGCCCTACTTCACGATGCGATACGTCGCCGGCGAGACGCTCGCCCAACGCGTCGCCGCCGGACCGCTGCCGCCGCGCGAAGCGGCCCGGTTGCTCGCGCCGATCGCCCGCGCCATCGCGGCCGCTCATCAACAGGGCGTGTTGCATCGCGACCTCAAACCGTCGAACGTCCTCATCGACGAACAAGCGGAGGCGTACGTCAGCGATTTTGGTTTGGCGAAACGACTGACGCCGGCGAGCGATGACGGCGATCGGCCGCACGACGCGCAACTGACGCAAACGGGCGCCATCCTCGGCACGCCCGGCTACATGAGCCCCGAGCAAGCGGCCGGCAGTCGCGGTTCGATCGGCCCGGCGTCGGACGTTTACAGCCTTGGCGCCATTCTCTACGCGACGCTCACCGGCCGGCCGCCGTTTCAGGGGGCGACGCCCGTCGACACGGTGTTGCTCGTGCTCGAACAAGATCCCGTGGCGCCGCAACTGCTCAACCCGCGGGTTGATCGCGATCTCGAAATGATCGCGATGAAGTGTTTGCAGAAGCCGGTCGAGCTACGGTACGCCTCGGCCGGCGAGTTGGCCGACGATCTCGAAGCCTATCTCGCCAACGAACCGATCGCCGCACGGTCTGGACGCTTCTCCGGCATCATCACCCGCGCGTTTCGCGAAACGCATCATGTCAGCATCCTCGAGAATTGGGGACTGCTATGGATGCTCCACGCAGCGGTGCTACTGGTGCTCTGCATGATCACCAACGGCTTTCAACTCGCTGGCGTCACCTCGCGGTGGCCTTACATCGCGCTGTGGACGATCGGCCTCGGCAGTTGGGCGGCGATCTTTTGGAACCTCCGCCATCGCAGCGGGCCGATCACGTTCGTCGAGCGGCAGATCGCCCACGTATGGGCCGGCAGCATGATCATCGACGCGTCGATGTACGTCATCGAATGGCAACTCGGGCTGCAAGTACTCACGCTCTCGCCGGTGCTCGGCCCGGTGAGCGGCGCCGTGTTCCTCATGAAAGCGGCGATGCTGTCGGGCAAGTTTTACGTCCATGCCGCGGTGCTATGCCTCACCGGCCTGGCGATGGCGTGGCTGCAAGTGCAGACGGTGATGCCGAACCTGGGGCTCACGCTGTTCGGCGTGGTGTCGGGGGTTTGTTTTGCGCTGCCGGGATGGAAGTACTGGCGGCAGGTGCGGCGGAGGGAGCGGTGATCAGCGGGTGGCATGTCGTCGCGAAGCGTCGACATGTAGCACCACGATACATTCTCTACGAAGGCTCAACATGCTCACCCCTGAGGGGCGAGAGCATGGCATATCTCCAATGATGAGGTCCCCTCCCCTCAAGGGGGAGGGAGCCAGAACTTTCAAAAAGTCGTTGGCCTCGCGTCGGAACAGAATTTGAACTGAAGTCACGCGCTCCCCCATTCAGCATTTAACCTCCTCTTCCCGCCAAGCGCTCACCTCCGACAACCCCTGCACCGCGGCCGCGATTTGCACGACGAGTTCCTCGGCCCGCGCCGCCGGCGCCCCGCTGAACTTCGCCAGGTGAATCATCGTCACCAACTCGCGCACCCACGCGAGCGTGCCGATCAGATCGGCATGCAGTTGCTTCCGTAGCTCGGCCAACTGCCGCAGGTTCTCGCGGCGGACCTCTTCGCTGTGCCGCGCGGCGCCAATTTCCGCGGCGGCCGCGGCGAGTGGATCAACGTGCGCGGCCGTCTCGCCGAGCAGCCGATCAAGCTGCCGGATCCGCTCCGCTTGCGCTCGCCACGCCGAACGAAGTTCGACCAGCCGCCGCTCTTCGCAGTTGAGCACATCCTCGGCCCAACCATCGAGCCCCTGCAGCGCGGCGTCGAGTTCGGCTTCGACTTGCGCGATCGCCGCGGCCAACGCATCGCACTCAATGGGCCCGTCGCTCTCTTCGCGAGGCGCATTACTTCTCGCTTCTTCTTCGCCCCCCTGCCCCGCCGACAACAACATCGGCAAGTAAAATGGCCAGAAGAGGCACGCCGAGCCAAGTCGCATGGCGAGTGCGACGCCAAACGATTCACGAACAGATTCGCCGTCGTCGTCGCTGTTAGGCTTGCCCTGTTGCAAGTAGCTCGCCACCGCGACGACGACGCCGAACACCAAATAAAAAATCGTCGTTTCAAGGAGTAACATGGCCCGCCGCCTCCCGCATCGCGCGGAGTTCTTCTTCAACGTCGACGTCGAACGTATCGTCGCAATCGCCGACGCCAAGCAGTTCTAACAGCGCTTCGGTCTCGGCCTCAGATTGCTCGACCTTCGCACAGATTCGTTGGAATGCATTGATCGCGTCGCCGCCGTTCGCCTCGGTCGGCAGCGCCGCGACGAATTTCCGCCGCGCGACGGCCGCCCGGTTGCGGGCCGAGATCTCGGCCAATCGTCGCCGCGCTTCGGCCAGCTTGAGTCGCATCGCGGCGACCTGGCTGCGCAACCGTTCGCTGAGCTCTTCGGCAGAAGCCGTTTGTTGCGCCAGCGCGTCGGCAAGTTGCGTGTGCTCGATCTTCCGCCGCAATTCGCGTCGGGCTGCCGCTTCGTCGCCGCGCGCGAGGGCCAGCTCCGCCGTGCGCACCCGCTGCGCGATCGACTGTTGTTGGTCATGCAACTGCCGGGCAAGCAGCTTTTGATGGGCGATCGCCCGCGCGGCGCCATCCATCAACTGGCCGAGCGCCGTTTCCATGTCGCGGACCGCTTGCCGCAACAGCTTTTCGGGATCTTCGCACTGATCGATCAAGTCGTTAAGGTTCGCCGAGAGCAGGTTGCTCATCCGTTTGAGTAGTCCCACGAATTAATTCCTTATATCTTTCGATTGCCTGAATTAGAAAACTTCAACACAGAGGACACAGAGAGCACAGAGGAAATACATCCGTATTTATCAGAATCTTTCGCATTTCTCTGTGTCCTCTGTGCTCTCTGTGTTGAATGCATTCAGCTTGGTGAACCCGTCGACCACTAAGCTCGCGACAGCGTTTCCCAAATCGTGTAAATCATCACCGGCACCACCGCCGTGTAGCAGGCCGACCACGACAGCACGAGCCGTCGCAAGAAGCATTCGCGGCGAGCCCGACGGTCGGCGGCCATCGTGTCGCACAGCGGCGCGAAACCCTGGTACAACGCCACCGTTCCCCACAGCCCGGCGATGAACGGCAAGATCAGCCCGAGCCACATGGTCGCCGCGAGGGCGAGCTCGCCGCCGCCGAAGATGACGATCCCCATCGCGAAGGCGACGTAGATCGGCAAGATGCCGACGAGCGCTACCGCCGCCACCGCCTTCGACTTCACCGTATGGAGCACGACCTCGAGCATTGTCATCCGCACGCCGGCGAGCAGGCAGTAGAAGTAGAGACTCGGCAAGCAGACCGCGCTCGCGGCGATGAGGCCGAAAGCGTACGCCGTCACGAGCGCCGCCGCTTCGCCGTTGATCCATGGGCCGAACTTGCCCCATGTCGATTCGATCGATGCGAACTGCAAGAGCGTCGACCGCGGCGAATCGAGCCACGTCGGTAGCGAGGTCAGGC
This sequence is a window from Lacipirellula parvula. Protein-coding genes within it:
- a CDS encoding CDP-alcohol phosphatidyltransferase family protein, which produces MSETPYEPTERRPIASRDTRWAARVAAWLIKIGASPNGISVFGMVAASAAGVAFAATSHANEGVARALWFVGALLCQVRLLCNLFDGMVAVGRQIASRTGELYNEVPDRVSDAAIFIGLGYAAGGDPALGYLAALLAVFVAYVRAMARSLGAPNDFCGPMAKPQRMAIVTVLGAWLAFSPLAWRLPWSEVRIALGLVIIGCLATAVRRLARAATFLKTGSV
- a CDS encoding RNA polymerase sigma factor, with amino-acid sequence MWPNADETEQLLHGAREGDRAAVDRLMERHRQSLERMVRGRLNRGLARRVDASDVVQDALLTASRRLADYVHDPKLPFHAWLRQIARDRLADVYRRQLADKRSVANEQSVGGEGTSMLPPAALVRDAELTPAAAMLHREFAERFNAAVETLAEADREIIFMRHAEQLTNSEAAELLGLSQPAAAMRYLRALRQLKSILGDTPSQW
- a CDS encoding PspA/IM30 family protein is translated as MGLLKRMSNLLSANLNDLIDQCEDPEKLLRQAVRDMETALGQLMDGAARAIAHQKLLARQLHDQQQSIAQRVRTAELALARGDEAAARRELRRKIEHTQLADALAQQTASAEELSERLRSQVAAMRLKLAEARRRLAEISARNRAAVARRKFVAALPTEANGGDAINAFQRICAKVEQSEAETEALLELLGVGDCDDTFDVDVEEELRAMREAAGHVTP
- a CDS encoding serine/threonine-protein kinase, translating into MSSPANKPDPAPDDRDERLAELMESLLAAARAGQSVDLEATAAAHPDLADELRELWGVAALAEEFQSESDATAHWASAPNAAAGKPWPTRSGIPLDGDFGDYELLEELGRGGMGVVYRARQRSLDRIVALKIVLRGATASLADLARFRGEAETAARLNHPSIVPVYEVGQHGDLPYFTMRYVAGETLAQRVAAGPLPPREAARLLAPIARAIAAAHQQGVLHRDLKPSNVLIDEQAEAYVSDFGLAKRLTPASDDGDRPHDAQLTQTGAILGTPGYMSPEQAAGSRGSIGPASDVYSLGAILYATLTGRPPFQGATPVDTVLLVLEQDPVAPQLLNPRVDRDLEMIAMKCLQKPVELRYASAGELADDLEAYLANEPIAARSGRFSGIITRAFRETHHVSILENWGLLWMLHAAVLLVLCMITNGFQLAGVTSRWPYIALWTIGLGSWAAIFWNLRHRSGPITFVERQIAHVWAGSMIIDASMYVIEWQLGLQVLTLSPVLGPVSGAVFLMKAAMLSGKFYVHAAVLCLTGLAMAWLQVQTVMPNLGLTLFGVVSGVCFALPGWKYWRQVRRRER